Proteins co-encoded in one Gossypium arboreum isolate Shixiya-1 chromosome 11, ASM2569848v2, whole genome shotgun sequence genomic window:
- the LOC108477089 gene encoding transcription factor MYB97-like: MMMMMMMGGNNQFTAQNEGGGSLSNNGMNNGGVGVGREGEIVLKKGPWTAAEDAVLAGYVRRHGEGNWNAVRKNTGLARCGKSCRLRWANHLRPNLKKGSFSSEEERIIIELHAKMGNRWARMATQLPGRTDNEIKNYWNTRVKRRQRQGLPLYPPHVQPHYSQHRQRHSHPPSPIPSPPPTTEPNSCFSFQTPVVSPHTSNPMPLHSLHIPHRPPPQNFLYNPHSALTTPPPPLQSPNSALAPPPLPSPNALTPPHTSPLYSPHNPSPFPTLPLFDYPNITTDDDFFHSNKRFKHDGLQSNNYNNIHLDAASSSFTLPFSPMQHYSNGMTLDLPSSSRTAFNHHPHQDSGCFYPLKTDLRSNQINDDGLLENILQEARALAANGRGGNKEMPKEMMNSAQNEEEDYSRLINIDGLSSLGMAIPEWCNDSGESSERQPSVITDNENHLALDMHQLASLYPADISPNHAARSSSVRSWDKFPGLC; the protein is encoded by the exons atgatgatgatgatgatgatgggagGGAACAACCAATTTACTGCACAAAACGAGGGTGGTGGGTCCTTAAGTAACAATGGGATGAACAACGGCGGTGTTGGTGTCGGAAGAGAAGGTGAGATAGTGTTGAAAAAGGGGCCATGGACAGCGGCGGAGGATGCGGTGTTGGCGGGGTACGTGAGGAGGCATGGTGAAGGGAATTGGAATGCTGTGCGAAAGAACACAGGGTTGGCACGTTGTGGGAAGAGTTGTAGGCTTAGATGGGCTAACCATTTAAGACCAAACTTGAAGAAGGGATCTTTTTCTTCGGAAGAAGAAAGGATTATTATTGAGTTGCATGCTAAGATGGGGAATAGATGGGCTCGTATGGCTACTCAG CTTCCAGGAAGAACAGACAATGAAATCAAGAACTATTGGAACACAAGGGTGAAGAGAAGGCAACGCCAAGGCCTCCCACTTTACCCACCCCACGTCCAACCCCATTATTCCCAGCACCGCCAGCGCCACTCACATCCTCCGTCACCCATCCCTTCTCCTCCGCCAACCACCGAACCCAACTCCTGTTTCTCCTTCCAAACTCCCGTTGTGTCTCCCCACACCTCAAACCCCATGCCTCTTCACTCTCTCCACATCCCTCACAGACCACCACCTCAAAACTTCCTTTACAATCCTCATTCAGCCTTAACAACGCCGCCTCCGCCACTCCAAAGCCCGAATTCAGCCTTGGCGCCTCCACCTCTCCCTAGCCCGAACGCTTTAACACCACCCCATACCTCCCCACTTTACTCTCCCCATAACCCATCTCCTTTCCCAACTCTCCCTCTCTTCGATTATCCCAACATCACCACCGACGACGACTTCTTCCATAGCAACAAGCGGTTCAAGCATGACGGACTTCAAAGCAACAACTACAATAACATTCATCTTGATGCTGCCAGCTCGAGCTTTACGTTGCCGTTTTCACCAATGCAGCACTATTCGAATGGAATGACACTCGATCTTCCTTCATCATCGAGGACAGCATTTAACCATCATCCTCATCAGGATTCTGGGTGTTTTTACCCGCTGAAAACGGATCTCCGTTCGAACCAAATCAACGACGATGGACTGTTGGAGAATATACTGCAGGAAGCTCGGGCGCTGGCCGCCAATGGCCGCGGTGGCAACAAAGAAATGCCGAAAGAGATGATGAACTCTGCACAAAATGAAGAAGAAGACTATTCGAGGCTAATCAACATTGATGGTCTTTCTTCCTTGGGCATGGCGATCCCCGAATGGTGCAACGACAGTGGCGAAAGCTCCGAGCGGCAACCCTCCGTTATAACAGATAATGAAAATCATTTAGCCCTTGATATGCATCAGTTAGCTTCATTGTACCCTGCTGATATTTCGCCCAACCATGCTGCCAGGTCTTCGAGCGTTCGATCTTGGGACAAGTTTCCGGGATTGTGCTGA
- the LOC108477088 gene encoding G-type lectin S-receptor-like serine/threonine-protein kinase LECRK3 translates to MVSPLFYSHLSLFILASILWILATVEAQRNVSVGDSLSANDKTMAWQSPSGDFAFGFQSIPSKKDRFLLAIWYAKIQERTIVWYANRDNPETDRDSTIELHNSGHLVLKDPKGKELWRSQRLTDGSQVSHAAMLDTGNFVIASKNSTNIWESFKYPTDTILPSQELDMADHLLSTLVETSYSKGKYQLRFNNESFILNQIDMFTGKPYEAYFNFGNGSRLVFNESGHIRIQTLNGTLVEVAPINAVPKPDLNYYRATLDFYGVFNLYYYPRNPSGGGSWSVLWFRPKNICRRFVDSTIISERATFGTGPCGYNSICEPIQGRPNCTCPPGFSILDDNNQYAGCKPDYASYPADCNPDGSTIGEDRFEFKPMSFADFPLSDYGVIKPATELECKQSCLLDCSCAVAILQDPTLSKDGNGTCWKKKLPLSNGWFDREAVDRTALFKVLKSDASRKSPTKSNRSDKNQNEVVLILGVLLGTSAIFNFFSLAAISLIFFCLFQRRLGELKGAHSRRDLETNLQFFTYKDLEHATNGFKEELGRGAFGTVYKGELPSSYGDRIAVKKLDKFAQDGEREFKTEVKVIGQTHHKNLVRLIGYCDEAEHRLLVYEFMENGSLSSFLFGILRPSWQQRLQIASGIAKGLTYLHEECSKQIIHCDIKPQNILLDESLTAKISDFGLAKLLMNDKTRTKTGIRGTKGYVAPEWFRNIPVTVKVDVYSFGVMLLEIICCRRCVEVEMEEAAILTEWACQCYSEGMIEKLVENDEEARNDVGKLEMLLKVGIWCVQEEPMLRPSMRTVTMMLDGAIQVPYPPSPFSLNSISTSTKMD, encoded by the coding sequence ATGGTTTCACCACTTTTCTATAGCCATCTTTCCCTGTTTATCCTTGCAAGCATCCTTTGGATACTTGCAACAGTTGAGGCTCAAAGAAATGTAAGTGTGGGTGATTCATTATCTGCAAATGATAAAACCATGGCTTGGCAATCACCATCTGGTGATTTTGCCTTCGGGTTTCAATCCATTCCTAGTAAAAAAGACCGGTTTCTTCTTGCTATCTGGTATGCTAAGATACAAGAAAGAACCATAGTCTGGTATGCTAATCGAGATAACCCTGAAACCGATCGAGACTCGACGATTGAGCTCCATAACAGCGGTCATCTCGTGCTTAAAGACCCTAAAGGCAAAGAGCTATGGAGGTCTCAACGCCTTACTGATGGTTCTCAAGTGTCCCATGCAGCCATGCTCGACACCGGGAACTTCGTGATCGCAAGCAAAAACTCGACCAACATATGGGAGAGCTTCAAATATCCAACTGACACCATCTTACCGTCACAAGAACTTGATATGGCTGACCATCTTTTATCAACTCTGGTTGAAACAAGTTACAGTAAGGGGAAGTATCAGCTTCGTTTCAATAATGAATCTTTCATACTGAATCAAATAGATATGTTCACAGGAAAACCTTACGAAGCTTACTTTAATTTCGGGAACGGTTCTCGGTTGGTCTTCAACGAGTCAGGGCATATCCGAATCCAGACTCTGAACGGAACTCTAGTTGAGGTTGCACCGATAAATGCTGTTCCGAAACCGGACTTGAACTACTACAGGGCGACACTTGACTTTTATGGTGTTTTCAATCTCTATTATTATCCAAGGAACCCCAGTGGGGGTGGAAGCTGGTCTGTGTTGTGGTTTAGGCCGAAGAACATATGTCGTCGCTTTGTCGACTCAACGATTATATCGGAGAGGGCTACGTTCGGAACTGGACCTTGCGGTTATAACAGCATTTGTGAACCTATTCAGGGGAGGCCTAATTGTACATGTCCCCCTGGATTTTCTATCTTGGATGACAACAATCAATATGCAGGTTGCAAACCGGATTATGCAAGCTACCCTGCAGATTGCAACCCTGATGGATCCACCATCGGGGAAGATCGGTTCGAGTTCAAGCCAATGTCATTTGCGGATTTTCCTTTGAGTGACTATGGAGTAATTAAACCTGCAACTGAGTTGGAATGTAAGCAATCCTGCCTTCTTGATTGTTCTTGTGCGGTTGCCATTTTGCAGGATCCAACTCTAAGCAAAGATGGCAATGGAACTTGCTGGAAAAAGAAATTACCACTTTCCAACGGGTGGTTCGACAGAGAGGCTGTTGATCGAACAGCTCTATTTAAGGTACTAAAGTCGGACGCCTCGAGGAAAAGCCCGACCAAGTCGAACCGGAGTGACAAAAATCAAAATGAAGTTGTATTGATCCTTGGAGTTCTGTTAGGCACCTCTGCAATTTTCAACTTCTTTTCTTTAGCTGCAATTTCTCTGATCTTCTTCTGCTTATTCCAAAGAAGGCTCGGCGAATTGAAAGGTGCTCATAGCAGAAGAGATTTAGAGACTAATCTGCAGTTTTTCACATACAAAGACCTCGAACATGCCACGAACGGATTCAAAGAAGAACTTGGAAGGGGAGCTTTCGGCACGGTTTATAAAGGAGAATTGCCATCAAGCTATGGAGATCGTATTGCAGTCAAGAAACTCGACAAGTTCGCTCAAGACGGCGAAAGGGAATTCAAAACTGAAGTGAAGGTCATCGGCCAAACTCACCACAAGAACTTGGTGAGACTAATTGGCTATTGTGATgaagccgaacatagacttttgGTCTACGAGTTCATGGAAAACGGATCATTGTCAAGCTTCCTTTTCGGAATTTTAAGGCCGAGTTGGCAACAAAGACTGCAAATTGCGTCAGGGATTGCAAAAGGCCTCACATACTTACACGAAGAATGCAGCAAACAAATCATCCATTGCGACATAAAGCCACAAAACATACTATTAGACGAATCCCTCACTGCGAAAATATCCGATTTCGGGTTGGCAAAGCTTCTTATGAACGACAAAACACGAACGAAAACCGGCATACGAGGGACAAAAGGCTATGTAGCACCAGAATGGTTTCGAAACATCCCGGTTACGGTCAAGGTCGATGTTTACAGCTTCGGGGTAATGTTATTAGAGATCATATGTTGCAGAAGATGTGTGGAAGTTGAAATGGAGGAAGCAGCAATATTAACAGAATGGGCTTGTCAGTGTTACAGCGAAGGGATGATTGAAAAACTAGTCGAAAACGATGAAGAAGCTAGAAATGATGTTGGGAAATTGGAGATGTTATTAAAAGTGGGGATTTGGTGCGTTCAAGAAGAGCCAATGTTAAGGCCTTCCATGAGGACTGTTACAATGATGCTTGATGGTGCAATCCAAGTTCCTTATCCACCAAGCCCTTTCTCACTCAACTCCATATCAACATCTACTAAAATGGACTAG